A stretch of the Amycolatopsis sp. BJA-103 genome encodes the following:
- a CDS encoding TetR/AcrR family transcriptional regulator C-terminal domain-containing protein, producing the protein MTRREPLNREKVLDAALALAAEEGLKGLSMRKLAKTLGVEAMALYNHVQNKTDILDGIAERVYSGIERADPDSPWPERVRVTALNIYRALARHPVVPMALATDEANPKSLRALQPLDDLVGALYEAGFEDDGVRQTLGALNSLIFGSLLLTTVGFTMPRRGESEREQADLYLRRVDPEVLPHFSRAIPALRSADPERDFARALELLINGLVAAATSGPGTA; encoded by the coding sequence ATGACGCGGAGAGAACCGTTGAACCGGGAGAAGGTCCTGGACGCGGCACTCGCCCTGGCCGCCGAAGAGGGCCTCAAGGGGCTTTCGATGCGGAAGCTCGCCAAGACGCTCGGCGTCGAAGCGATGGCGCTGTACAACCACGTGCAGAACAAGACCGACATCCTCGACGGCATCGCGGAACGCGTCTACAGCGGCATCGAGCGCGCGGACCCGGATTCGCCGTGGCCGGAACGGGTGCGGGTCACCGCGCTCAACATCTATCGCGCGCTCGCCCGGCATCCGGTCGTGCCGATGGCGCTGGCCACCGACGAGGCCAACCCGAAATCACTGCGGGCCTTGCAACCGCTCGACGATCTCGTCGGCGCGCTCTACGAAGCCGGCTTCGAAGACGACGGCGTCCGCCAGACCTTGGGCGCGCTGAACAGTCTCATCTTCGGCTCCCTGCTGCTGACGACCGTCGGCTTCACCATGCCGCGCCGCGGCGAATCCGAACGGGAACAGGCGGATCTCTATCTCCGGCGAGTCGACCCCGAGGTCCTGCCGCACTTCAGCCGCGCGATACCCGCGTTGAGGTCCGCCGATCCCGAACGGGACTTCGCCCGGGCACTGGAACTGCTGATCAACGGCCTTGTCGCGGCCGCAACATCGGGACCAGGAACCGCCTAG
- a CDS encoding TetR/AcrR family transcriptional regulator produces MLERALTDALERAEEGDAIALRLLDAAYEQFCRMGIRRSTMEDVARRAGVSRITAYRRFATKDALVEQVVRREFRRYFDQFLLDIQQAETAADRVVLGFASALRAIRHNPLIGGLMAAEPDVLVPSMVSDGGNTLATVQRFVAGQLRREQQAGNVSEDVDVELVAELMTRVSASFLVTPSQVIDLDDDEQVREVARRFLVPMLRPRQGR; encoded by the coding sequence TTGCTGGAGCGCGCGCTCACCGACGCGCTCGAACGCGCCGAGGAGGGCGACGCGATCGCGCTCCGACTGCTCGACGCCGCCTACGAGCAGTTCTGCCGGATGGGGATCCGGCGGTCCACCATGGAGGACGTCGCGCGCCGGGCCGGTGTCTCGCGGATCACCGCCTACCGCCGGTTCGCCACCAAGGACGCCCTGGTCGAACAGGTCGTGCGGCGCGAGTTCCGGCGCTACTTCGACCAGTTCCTGCTCGATATCCAGCAGGCCGAAACCGCCGCGGACCGGGTGGTGCTCGGCTTCGCCAGCGCGCTGCGGGCGATCCGGCACAACCCGCTGATCGGCGGGCTGATGGCCGCCGAGCCCGACGTGCTCGTCCCGTCGATGGTCAGCGACGGCGGCAACACCCTGGCGACGGTCCAGCGGTTCGTCGCGGGGCAGCTCCGCCGCGAGCAGCAGGCGGGCAACGTCTCGGAAGACGTCGACGTCGAACTCGTCGCCGAACTGATGACCCGGGTCTCCGCGTCGTTCCTGGTCACTCCCAGTCAGGTCATCGATCTCGACGACGACGAGCAGGTCCGTGAAGTGGCTAGGCGGTTCCTGGTCCCGATGTTGCGGCCGCGACAAGGCCGTTGA
- a CDS encoding FAD-dependent monooxygenase, protein MNDVIIVGGGPVGLLLSGELRLAGADPLVLESADGAVRRNRSFGLRGINGRTSQSLRLRGLTEAFSKAQGEMSGLARQLNGSRSRGHFAGLPLVEDEVQPGAAGGFILKQHVLEKVLAEWAAGLGVRIHAGREVVDVVQEDDAVRAVLADGRSERAAYLVGCDGGRSVVRKRAGIAFPGTGPTMTGRIASADLADPGAVKSSMHGPGGMVNLSLVPGEISTMEFDGGPDDRDAPLTAEEMQASIGRVSGIDVTVTRLDGGIRFSDNTRQAATYRQGRVLLAGDAAHVHSPIGGQGLNLGLQDAMNLGWKLGLVVRGGAPESLLDTYTAERHPVGERVLRNTRAQVALMRPGPQVAALREVMEETLGIPAAKRHFIAMGNGADIDYAPGSGHPLVGRFAPVPLVSEDGRALLVEDAGSVFLVRPDGYVAWVAPDGETAGLDEALARVTGHVYKVKRVFKM, encoded by the coding sequence GTGAACGACGTGATCATCGTGGGCGGGGGACCGGTCGGTCTGCTGCTGTCAGGAGAGCTCCGGCTGGCCGGAGCCGATCCACTCGTCCTGGAGTCGGCCGACGGGGCCGTCCGCCGGAACCGGAGTTTCGGGCTGCGGGGGATCAACGGCCGCACCTCGCAGTCCTTGCGGCTGCGTGGCCTGACCGAGGCGTTCTCGAAGGCGCAAGGCGAGATGTCCGGGCTTGCGCGGCAGCTGAACGGAAGTCGCTCCAGGGGGCACTTTGCCGGGTTGCCACTCGTCGAGGACGAGGTCCAGCCTGGTGCGGCCGGCGGATTCATTCTCAAACAGCATGTGCTGGAAAAGGTTCTCGCCGAGTGGGCGGCCGGGCTCGGTGTCCGGATCCACGCGGGCCGCGAAGTGGTCGACGTCGTCCAGGAGGACGACGCGGTCCGTGCCGTGCTCGCCGACGGCCGGTCCGAACGGGCCGCCTACCTGGTGGGGTGCGACGGCGGCCGCAGCGTCGTGCGCAAGCGGGCCGGGATCGCGTTCCCCGGCACGGGCCCGACGATGACCGGGCGCATCGCCTCGGCCGACCTCGCCGATCCCGGCGCGGTGAAGTCGTCCATGCACGGTCCCGGCGGGATGGTGAACCTGTCGCTGGTCCCGGGGGAGATCTCCACGATGGAGTTCGACGGCGGGCCGGACGACCGGGACGCGCCGCTGACAGCCGAGGAGATGCAGGCGAGCATCGGCCGCGTCAGCGGAATCGACGTGACGGTGACCAGGCTGGACGGGGGAATCCGCTTCAGCGACAACACGCGCCAGGCGGCCACCTATCGGCAGGGGCGCGTGCTCCTGGCGGGCGACGCCGCCCACGTGCATTCACCGATCGGCGGCCAGGGGTTGAACCTCGGGCTTCAGGACGCGATGAACCTCGGCTGGAAACTGGGCCTGGTGGTGCGGGGCGGGGCGCCGGAGTCCTTATTGGACACTTACACCGCGGAACGGCACCCGGTCGGGGAACGGGTCCTGCGCAACACCCGTGCGCAGGTCGCGCTGATGCGGCCCGGACCGCAGGTCGCCGCGCTCCGGGAGGTGATGGAGGAGACGCTGGGGATCCCGGCGGCCAAACGGCATTTCATCGCGATGGGGAACGGGGCCGACATCGACTACGCGCCGGGCTCCGGCCATCCGCTCGTGGGCCGGTTCGCTCCGGTGCCGCTGGTGTCCGAGGACGGTCGCGCGCTTCTGGTGGAGGACGCCGGTTCGGTCTTCCTCGTGAGGCCGGACGGCTATGTCGCCTGGGTCGCGCCCGACGGCGAAACGGCCGGGTTGGACGAAGCACTCGCACGCGTCACGGGTCACGTGTATAAAGTGAAACGAGTGTTCAAAATGTAA